A stretch of the uncultured Desulfobacter sp. genome encodes the following:
- a CDS encoding chemotaxis protein CheD, giving the protein MKQIVGVADMKVSNNPADDVITYSLGSCIGLVIYDPVVRVGGILHYMLPESAIDKEKATRKPFMFADTGIPRLFKAAYAMGAKKPRIKIFVAGGAEILDQNGFFNIGKRNYLALKKMFFKNKVMIDKQEVGGNINRTIRIEIASGNIFLKTSGSKEVRI; this is encoded by the coding sequence ATGAAACAAATTGTCGGCGTTGCAGACATGAAAGTAAGTAATAATCCCGCAGATGATGTAATCACCTACTCGCTTGGATCATGCATAGGATTGGTTATTTATGATCCGGTTGTAAGAGTTGGCGGCATTCTTCATTATATGCTTCCCGAATCCGCCATTGATAAAGAAAAGGCAACCAGAAAACCATTTATGTTTGCAGATACAGGTATCCCTCGCCTATTCAAAGCCGCTTACGCAATGGGTGCAAAGAAGCCCAGGATTAAAATATTTGTCGCCGGCGGTGCCGAAATTCTTGACCAAAATGGTTTCTTTAATATCGGAAAACGCAACTACCTGGCGTTAAAAAAAATGTTTTTTAAAAACAAAGTGATGATTGATAAACAAGAAGTGGGCGGGAATATCAACCGGACGATCCGAATTGAAATTGCATCGGGGAATATTTTCCTGAAAACCTCAGGATCTAAGGAAGTCAGAATATGA
- a CDS encoding chemotaxis protein CheA — protein sequence MSYENIIETTERLAAELILFDPDQPDSIKTLLPILKSIHTQCKSLDLSSEAAQIMKARHIIDTIIKDGPQAGSNLLSNLDMIVSNFSGKLKNMDQKENDKSVIQKSSQSDDNAPNDEYEKLEEKLNQLSMLVAGFCPGKDQEIEEIIRNVDDLITISETIEPSTFYDISKLCKQYMTNMNFSCACNTKPVEEGIVLLKSILSHLKRGEPFTFDYSDVLELLEEHLTAKETCDECVEECPENASESKLEPEPEQDSTPEKLSEDDVEILTDFISEAEDNLNNIEVSLIELEQDPENTDIINDIFRPFHTIKGVSGFLSLDKINRLSHATENLLDSARSGDFIINHSATDAILESVDLLKQLIDTVKQGLSTGYRQEDSHLDVEILRDKLKRLQISLTKGEKEPLGEILVRRNDLKEQDVDDALEIQKNHPEKKFGEILIEDKKVAPAQVASALMEQSTVKKRVDSQVKVSTRKLDDLVDYAGELVIAQSMLRQQTMENSALSQTVSQLGQIVNNMQNIAMSMRMIPIKATFMKMIRLVRDLSRKSGKQINLAMTGEETEIDRNVVDALYEPMVHMIRNACDHGIESLQERTEKGKPEQGNIDLRAYHKGGNIVIEIEDDGKGLDREKILKKATATGLVTGEEQMTDAQVFNLILSPGFSTASQITDVSGRGVGMDVVKEGIEKFRGHLNIESEKGAGSRFIISLPLTLAIIDGMLVRVDDEKYVIPTITIQKAFRPGPGEYFTVEGKGEMVKDRGNLVPLIRLNEIYETSNHVKSVEQSLVVVVESKEERRALLIDELLGKDEYVIKNLGGNMDDIQGIAGGAILADGKVGLILDVHGIFSIVSKK from the coding sequence TCAGCGGGAAACTGAAAAATATGGATCAAAAAGAGAACGACAAGTCAGTTATCCAGAAGTCATCTCAATCCGATGACAACGCTCCAAACGACGAATATGAAAAATTAGAGGAAAAATTAAATCAGCTTTCAATGCTTGTTGCCGGCTTCTGCCCGGGAAAAGACCAAGAGATAGAAGAAATAATCCGCAACGTAGACGATCTTATCACCATCTCTGAAACAATTGAGCCTTCTACCTTCTATGATATTTCAAAACTATGCAAACAATATATGACCAATATGAATTTTAGCTGTGCTTGTAATACAAAGCCGGTTGAAGAGGGAATCGTGTTGTTAAAATCCATATTAAGTCATTTAAAAAGAGGAGAACCTTTTACTTTCGATTACTCTGATGTTCTTGAGCTCTTAGAAGAACACCTTACCGCCAAGGAAACGTGCGATGAGTGTGTTGAAGAGTGCCCGGAAAACGCGTCTGAATCTAAACTTGAACCGGAGCCCGAACAGGATAGTACACCCGAAAAACTGTCCGAGGATGACGTTGAAATCCTGACCGATTTTATATCGGAGGCCGAAGATAATCTGAACAACATCGAGGTGTCTTTAATTGAGTTGGAGCAGGATCCGGAGAACACTGATATCATTAACGACATATTCAGGCCGTTTCACACAATTAAAGGCGTCTCGGGATTTTTATCTTTAGATAAAATCAACCGACTGTCTCATGCCACGGAAAATCTTTTGGACAGTGCCAGAAGCGGAGATTTCATAATTAATCACTCCGCCACGGATGCGATTCTTGAGTCCGTTGATTTGTTAAAACAACTTATCGACACGGTAAAACAGGGACTGTCTACCGGTTACCGACAAGAGGACAGCCACTTAGATGTAGAAATTTTGAGAGATAAACTTAAAAGGCTTCAGATCTCTTTGACCAAAGGGGAAAAAGAACCCTTGGGTGAGATTCTTGTCAGAAGAAATGACCTCAAGGAACAGGATGTTGATGATGCACTGGAAATCCAGAAAAATCATCCGGAAAAAAAGTTTGGTGAAATTCTGATCGAAGATAAAAAGGTCGCTCCTGCTCAAGTTGCCTCAGCGTTAATGGAACAATCAACAGTTAAAAAAAGAGTGGATTCTCAAGTTAAAGTCAGCACCCGAAAGTTGGACGATCTTGTAGATTACGCCGGAGAACTGGTGATTGCCCAGTCGATGCTCAGACAGCAAACCATGGAAAATTCCGCCTTGAGCCAAACCGTCTCACAATTGGGGCAGATTGTAAATAATATGCAGAACATTGCCATGTCCATGCGTATGATCCCCATTAAAGCAACATTTATGAAAATGATTCGCCTAGTAAGAGATCTGTCGCGAAAATCAGGCAAACAGATCAATTTAGCTATGACCGGAGAAGAAACCGAAATTGACAGAAACGTGGTGGATGCCCTTTATGAGCCCATGGTGCACATGATCAGAAATGCATGTGATCACGGGATTGAATCCTTACAGGAACGTACGGAAAAAGGGAAGCCCGAACAGGGAAATATCGATCTTCGCGCCTATCATAAAGGCGGGAATATTGTCATTGAAATCGAGGACGACGGCAAGGGGCTGGATAGGGAAAAAATACTTAAAAAGGCAACGGCTACCGGACTGGTTACCGGAGAAGAGCAGATGACGGATGCCCAGGTTTTTAACCTGATTCTTTCACCCGGATTCTCAACTGCAAGCCAAATTACCGATGTATCCGGTCGGGGCGTTGGCATGGATGTGGTTAAAGAGGGGATTGAAAAATTCCGAGGCCATTTGAATATTGAGTCCGAAAAGGGGGCAGGCTCCCGATTCATTATCAGCCTTCCTCTGACACTGGCTATTATCGATGGTATGTTGGTCAGGGTTGATGACGAAAAGTATGTTATTCCCACAATTACCATTCAAAAAGCATTTAGACCGGGACCGGGTGAATATTTCACCGTAGAAGGAAAAGGTGAGATGGTTAAAGATCGCGGCAATCTGGTGCCTTTAATCCGATTAAACGAGATCTATGAAACCAGCAATCATGTCAAATCCGTCGAGCAAAGCCTGGTTGTCGTTGTTGAGTCAAAGGAAGAAAGGCGGGCGCTTTTGATTGATGAACTTTTGGGTAAAGATGAATATGTCATTAAAAATCTTGGTGGGAATATGGATGATATCCAAGGGATTGCCGGTGGTGCAATTCTGGCTGACGGAAAAGTAGGGCTAATCCTGGATGTTCACGGCATATTTTCCATTGTCTCAAAAAAATAA